A single window of Cryptococcus neoformans var. neoformans JEC21 chromosome 3 sequence DNA harbors:
- a CDS encoding S-adenosylmethionine-dependent methyltransferase, putative, which translates to MSIGITRATKHTMRGTTLGRTLKDPRYAATQLCRLYSFTSTTSDPHIQTLLLNTELSLDDASNELRWIIAEVRDEANKMMTRGKLPPIEEERVEELVKRRSAGEPLQYILGSAGFGPINIRCQKPVLIPRPETAHIFTRLSSTILSSVSSLTSSSRPSAHLPVLDICTGTACIPLLLAHLNPLLTAVGIDNSPAAVSLGGANAKILGMEGRVKVRYGNVFAESTRLLGREGKVGLVVSNPPYIPFKEWEQLPKSVKDWESPAALLGDGKNYGEGLAFYERIAEMLPDLLLEEGEMEKKGWKGVPRVAVEVGLGQARKVEEIFRCGQINNTEVWQDQFGIERMVVGWS; encoded by the exons ATGTCGATTGGTATAACCAGAGCAACAAAACATACCATGCGTGGAACCACATTAGGTAGGACTCTCAAGGATCCACGGTACGCGGCCACTCAGCTTTGCAGGCTGTACTCCTTCACGTCCACCACTTCAGACCCTCATATCCAgactctcctcctcaacacTGAGCTCAGTCTGGATGATGCCTCCAACGAATTGCGCTGGATAATTGCAGAAGTGCGGGACGAAGCTAATAAAATGATGACAAGGGGGAAACTCCCACCCAtcgaggaagagcgagtAGAAGAGCTGGTGAAACGACGAAGTGCTGGAGAGCCGCTGCAGTATATCCTGG GATCTGCTGGTTTTGGACCAATAAACATCCGCTGTCAAAAGCCAGTACTCATTCCCCGTCCAGAGACGGCACACATCTTTACCCGCCTATCATCCACCATTCTCTCCTCCGTATCCTCTCttacatcttcatcccgCCCTTCAGCACATTTACCTGTTCTCGATATCTGCACCGGAACGGCTTGTATACCTCTATTGCTCGCGCATTTGAACCCTCTTTTGACAGCTGTTGGAATTGACAATTCTCCAGCGGCAGTTAGCCTCGGAGGGGCAAATGCCAAGATCCTTGGGATGGAGGGGAGGGTGAAAGTACGGTATGGAAATGTTTTTGCTGAATCGACGAGACTGTtggggagggaaggaaaggttgggTTGGTAGTTAGCAACCCACCGTATATCCCGTTCAAGGAGTGGGAACAGTTACCGAAGAGTGTAAAAGACTGGGAAAGTCCGGCGGCCTTGCTTGGGGATGGGAAAAATTATGGGGAGGGATTAGCTTTTTATGAGAGGATTGCGGAGATGCTGCCAGATCTGCttctggaagaaggggagatggagaagaagggatggaaaggggTCCCCCGAGTGGCTGTTGAAGTTGGATTGGGTCAAGcaaggaaggtggaggaaatTTTCAGATGCGGACAGATTAACAACACGGAGGTCTGGCAAGATCAATTTGGTAtagagaggatggtggtgggATGGTCATAA
- a CDS encoding histidine-tRNA ligase, putative has translation MLRPPIFRTLRRATATISPRQLFNLATVAKMSTSTTSIQDQITALQNRIKELKVSKQDASKEVEEMKALKDQLKAAQKEGSSSTSSLLSLKTPKGTLDHKPEAALLRKKIFSTLEGIFLKHDASTIDTPVFELKEILAGKYGEDSKLIYDLADQGGELCSLRYDLTVPFARYVAMNGISSIRRYHIGKVYRRDQPVMTKGRMREFYQCDFDIAGPCDPMVYDSEVLRVLCEALTSLDIGEYTVKINHRKILDGIFQLAGVPAEKTRPISSAVDKLDKLPWADVKKEMTVEKGLDEAVADKIGEYVGLKGPGLEVLQKLQSDEALMSIPLAKQGLADMEILFRYLKVYNVLNKMSFDMSLARGLDYYTGIIYEAIHESSAPPSLKTIPSVPAPSSISTNTPSSKPKPSKSAATTNEDGIDESTVGVGSIAAGGRYDNLVGMFAEATGRKAEQVPCVGVSVGVERVYSIMEMRRRKGEEKVRGKETEVFVLGLGGVELEKRMEFATMLWDAGIKTSFSPKVNPKAPAQWKQADDDAIPYVAILAPKELAAGTVRIKEQVGKDAAGDAKGEEVKIEDVVAYLKEKLGRA, from the exons ATGCTCCGTCCTCCCATATTTAGGACACTAAGAAGAGCAACAGCAACTATCTCCCCTCGCCAACTTTTCAACCTAGCAACTGTAGCAAAAatgtccacttccaccacttCGATCCAGGACCAAATTACCGCTCTTCAGAACCGCATCAAAGAGCTCAAGGTCTCCAAGCAGGATGCTTCcaaggaggttgaggagatgaaggccCTCAAAGATCAGCTCAAGGCTGCtcagaaggagggaagcTCCAGCACATCCAGCCTTCTCAGTTTGAAAACCCCCAAAGGTACTCTTGACCACAAGCCAGAAGCTGCTCTTTTGCGAAAGAAGATCTTCTCGACTCTTGAAGGCATCTTTCTTAAACACGATGCTAGCACAATTGATACCCCTGTATTTGAGCTCAAGGAGATCCTGGCCGGAAAATATGGTGAGGACTCCAAGTTGATCTATGACCTTGCCGACCAGGGCGGTGAGCTCTGCTCTTTGCGATATGACTTGACT GTCCCCTTTGCTCGATATGTCGCCATGAACGGTATTTCCTCCATTCGTAGATACCACATCGGAAAAGTCTACCGAAGAGATCAGCCTGTCATGACCAAGGGTCGTATGAGAGAGTTCTACCAATGT GATTTTGACATTGCGGGTCCTTGTGACCCCATGGTCTATGATTCTGAAGTTCTTCGAGTATTATGTGAAGCTCTTACCTCTCTCGATATTGGCGAGTACACTGTCAAGATCAATCACCGAAAAATCCTGGATGGTATTTTCCAGCTCGCCGGTGTCCCCGCAGAAAAGACCCGACCTATTTCTTCTGCTGTTGACAAGCTCGACAAG CTTCCTTGGGCggatgtgaagaaggagatgactGTGGAGAAGGGCCTCGACGAGGCTGTTGCTGACAAGATCGGAGAATACGTTGGTTTGAAGG GTCCCGGTCTTGAGGTTCTTCAAAAACTTCAATCCGATGAAGCTTTGATGAGTATCCCTCTCGCCAAGCAAGGTCTTGCCGACATGGAAATTCTCTTCAGGTACTTGAAGGTCTACAACGTCCTCAACAAG ATGAGCTTTGACATGTCCCTTGCTCGAGGTCTCGACTACTACACTGGTATCATTTACGAGGCCATTCACGAATCTTCCGCTCCCCCATCACTCAAAACTATCCCCTCCGTTCCCGCTCCTTCATCTATCAGCACCAACACTCCCTCTTCTAAACCCAAGCCTTCCAAGTCCGCCGCTACCACCAATGAAGACGGTATCGACGAGTCTACCGTCGGTGTTGGATCTATCGCCGCCGGTGGTCGATATGATAACCTCGTGGGCATGTTCGCTGAGGCTACTGGTAGGAAGGCTGAGCAAGTGCCTTGTGTTGGTGTCTCAGTCGGTGTGGAGAGAGTGTACTCTATTATGGaaatgaggaggagaaagggtgaggagaaggtgagagGTAAAGAGACTGAAGTGTTCGTCCTTGGCTTGGGTGGTGtggagttggagaagaggatggagttTGCGACCATGCTTTGGGATGCTGGTATCAAG ACTTCCTTCTCACCTAAAGTCAACCCTAAAGCCCCTGCTCAATGGAAACAGGCTGACGACGACGCTATCCCCTATGTTGCCATCCTTGCGCCCAAGGAGCTCGCCGCCGGTACCGTCCGTATCAAGGAACAAGTCGGAAAGGACGCCGCGGGCGATGCCAAGGGTGAGGAAGTCAAGATCGAGGATGTTGTGGCGtacttgaaggagaagttAGGCAGGGCTTAG
- a CDS encoding Golgi to vacuole transport-related protein, putative yields MATFNRLSQRIMENFQETTRDLSLIAGPGSSTTYFDTSDEKLKEISKLLESRSERERLEGMKRIIAGMSKGRDMEPFFAQVVKNVVSQSIEIRKLVYIYLLRFASTNSDLVLLSINTFQKDLSDPSPLIRSMSLRVLTSIRVPVIQGIIMLGLKKLVNDRNPWVRKTVAGGLAKVYEMDNSSLPSLISLLQTLLSSPSPLTLGASLTAFQEMCPERLDLLHPYFRHICRLIVDADEWGQAVALEVLSRYARVMLEKPVGVGAVRPQPMTEQQKHQDESEDEFEGVDQDLAMLLYCIKPLFHSRNPAVILATAKAYWYLAPIDNAIVGQHLLVKPLLRLAGSSNSEEDRAKEIVALTWEILAEMVDERPWLFIPYQSSFFLHSQDSSLVQKAKLRALGSMVTPENATVSMREFKHYIRLPDEIVAEEAVTAIGSCIKTHSDLASSGLGALMKLLKSDRETLVAQAVLVLKSVILSHSQALGSSISPQRLVARLAKGLDSINNPKARASVYWLVGQFSAIDPSEESEKKGLGWEGVALWVPDVLRKAIKGFANESVSAKLQILTLAIKILVIAPSNPKLDLMAQYLFMLARYDADYDVRDRARFLNALLRGVRAEKPVNSSTADSPPVEEEHEQDTGGVVLRREQVKFAVSGRRQLGAVEVAENSRRGEFEVASTSRIAGKKLKGYEALPEWTDDPTDSSLRDSDLDKPQMTTPAPTAISSQTPIHPHAPLHVSSASSIPKRALQNTASVASASPAGSSPAGSARQTAMINSKFQDLDAFLNSETESETETETEAESEGEEESKDARVRGVVSDRLGGVAIEYEYDEETDESEDGMDSETSEGEDQRLYRE; encoded by the exons ATGGCGACTTTCAACCGCCTCTCGCAGAGGATAATGGAGAACTTCCAAGAAACAACACGCGACCTCTCCCTCATCGCTGGTCCGGGATCATCCACCACCTACTTTGATACGTCCGATGAGAAACTGAAGGAAATCTCCAAGCTGCTAGAGAGCAGAAgcgaaagagaaaggcTGGAAGGTATGAAGAGGATCATTGCAGGGATGTCCAAGGGAAGGGATATGGAGCCATTTTTCGCTCAGGTCGTGAAAAACGTAGTCTCCCAAAGCATCGAGATCCGCAAGTTAGTCTACATCTACTTGCTCAGGTT TGCTTCAACAAACTCCGACCTTGTGCTTCTGTCTATCAACACCTTTCAAAAGGACTTATCCGATCCTTCTCCGCTCATAAGGTCTATGTCTCTGCGAGTATTAACGTCTATCAGAGTCCCTGTCATTCAAG GTATTATCATGCTGGGACTAAAGAAGCTTGTGAATGATCGGAATCCTTGGGTACGCAAGACAGTCGCAGGTGGACTTGCCAAAGTCTACGA AATGGATAactcctcccttccttctctcattTCACTTCTACAGACCCTTCTATCCTCCCCGTCACCTCTTACTCTCGGAGCCTCACTCACCGCTTTCCAAGAAATGTGTCCCGAACGTCTCGacctccttcatccctACTTCCGGCACATATGTCGGCTCATCGTTGACGCAGACGAATGGGGACAAGCTGTCGCCTTGGAAGTCCTTTCTAGGTATGCGAGAGTAATGTTGGAGAAGCCTGTCGGTGTGGGTGCAGTACGTCCTCAACCTATGACGGAACAGCAGAAGCACCAGGACGAGAGCGAGGACGAATTTGAAGGTGTCGACCAAGACTTGGCTATGCTTCTCTACTGCATTAAGCCTCTTTTCCACTCTCGGAACCCAGCTGTAATTCTCGCAACCGCGAAAGCATATTGGTATCTCGCCCCGATTGATAATGCCATCGTCGGACAACATTTACTTGTAAAGCCATTGCTTAGGCTAGCAGGAAGCTCGAATAGTGAGGAGGATAGAGCCAAGGAAATTGTGGCCTTAACATGGGAAATTCTGGCTGAGATGGTAGACGAGAGACCC TGGCTTTTCATCCCTTATCAATCgtcattcttccttcattctcaaGATTCTTCCCTTGTGCAGAAAGCTAAACTCAGGGCTCTGGGCTCGATGGTAACCCCTGAAAACGCGACTGTATCTATGCGGGAGTTCAAG CATTACATCCGATTGCCAGATGAAATCGTGGCGGAGGAAGCAGTGACAGCGATTGGTAGCTGTATCAAAACCCATTCGGATTTGGCGTCTTCAGGCCTGGGTGCACTCATGAAATTACTCAAGAGTGATAGAG AGACCCTTGTGGCTCAGGCCGTGCTCGTATTGAAGTCTGTAATACTTTCGCATTCCCAAGCGCTTGGTTCTTCCATATCTCCTCAGCGTCTCGTTGCCCGTTTGGCTAAAGGCCTCGACTCTATTAACAATCCCAAAGCTCGAGCTAGCGTTTACTGGCTTGTTGGACAATTCTCCGCAATCGACCCTTCTGAAGAatcagagaagaagggtctGGGCTGGGAAGGCGTAGCCCTCTGGGTACCTGATGTGCTTAGGAAAGCGATTAAGGGTTTCGCCAACGAATCCGTCTCTGCGAAGCTCCAAATCCTCACGCTCGCCATCAAAATTTTGGTCATTGCACCTTCAAACCCCAAGCTGGACTTGATGGCCCAGTATCTCTTCATGCTCGCACGCTATGATGCCGATTATGATGTGCGTGATCGTGCGCGATTCTTAAACGCTCTTTTGCGTGGGGTCCGAGCGGAGAAGCCTGTCAATAGCAGTACTGCCGACAGTCCGCCCGTCGAGGAGGAACATGAACAAGATACAGGTGGGGTCGTACTTAGACGTGAACAAGTCAAATTTGCAGTTTCGGGTAGGAGGCAACTGGGAGCTGTAGAAGTGGCGGAAAACAGTAGGCGTGGGGAGTTTGAGGTAGCTTCCACCTCAAGGATCGCGGGCAAAAAGTTGAAGGGATACGAGGCCCTACCAGAATGGACGGATGATCCTACAGATTCGTCATTGCGAGATTCAGAT CTCGATAAACCCCAAATGACGACACCTGCACCCACGGCTATCTCATCACAAACCCCCATACACCCTCATGCGCCTTTACACGTTTCTTCAGCATCATCCATACCTAAGCGTGCTCTCCAAAATACTGCTTCTGTAGCATCAGCATCCCCCGCCGGCAGCTCACCAGCTGGATCGGCGCGTCAAACAGCCATGATTAATTCCAAGTTCCAGGATCTGGATGCGTTTTTGAATAGCGAGACTGAATCGGAGACAGAAACGGAGACGGAGGCGGAAagcgagggcgaggaggagagcaAAGACGCTAGGGTACGAGGTGTGGTATCTGATAGACTAGGCGGTGTGGCGATCGAGTACGAatatgatgaagagacAGACGAAAGTGAAGACGGGATGGACAGTGAGACAAGCGAAGGCGAAGACCAGAGGCTTTATAGAGAATAA